Proteins from a single region of Megalopta genalis isolate 19385.01 chromosome 3, iyMegGena1_principal, whole genome shotgun sequence:
- the LOC117222095 gene encoding uncharacterized protein LOC117222095 isoform X4: MSCVGVPRYEDGFRLAGPASECSLRSKARIDALFEDSRSIYGSSMGGWYGAVSTMNSHNLDEAGADEQRRVNSAVQARIEAMFASVEAESGTPGECAAAILPVKYLGAAPVGGRVASVRGLQEPLRHLLERVEYSTRAELEVSRRGLSFRTTDGCERNNPFRRIAVWSALRLRTKKTQSGDVHHAFLPLVGDQDQGQAGEDKHADLYRSMRGLEPSTERYPPVFAVVMRRPGATRVLECHAFACETEEDAVAAAATLYRALLADLDTNRRRPRHANGVGCVSLASVASSVREMSAGSRMSTRTSVLHAEPALPHPVRPPRTKKKTSASSSVTEDEGSKPVEMKAPRRKKKNSDVKAEDILEARGRKREPSPCEKSAAKGPSFDSVRKSFDPKPANETERPNPKNKYAINEVTAAPEKPKIEQSVDSGKIYEIGSAGLYERVSNRYEKLPVRAKPEKPVNQEHQSPPKEAEEVKKKIKEPEKKGSYDVNRPTEIVAKRQQPYACRSEVTLYDRIDKSGCKDEENSIYERHVKRGSKERIYEEHFKDADKIYSIAQEDVYSGRSSRLDRSKIRGSQEDMYLGRCSKSDTYQPIQEKRGDPVSAERRRSREVQEKTSSGRRLSRVVTMDKPLKKHPCDPAANLNIPEYSQPRVRKRSRAGSEPPVGRSEDAMMVVQEGRLKRSQSDIDVDRGDPMTRVELPRRGSFLKPGSARRPNSIKGGTPLGFTELFDEFRNQEGLTSVDDILAAIIGKLLISSRRASPVCSSFRLLSADPEGMSFNDLKPLYKEFLLKLAATLTQDELYQRSASIMRRRRRPQRRRSSRRTCLLGRAIKRSVSRLKGGPTEFTSVIFPARRLNDSFGSSSSCDVRNNHRNRVLANRLVNRRSSWRMNKPGGCHTTSEDSDTCRRLSRSVGATANRSSSGYVSCSECSYDSESCTCVSADKCYCSLSRRVAAQPRVVANAVVCSCDTDSCSESNKCYCARQAVQPTILEQLRQRGIVPSESTLSRGGSPDGIRTTRSSRNRTPSQGLDVLKCEIHRHSAHRWLGCRRCLTLFNVSNGHPTVAWYI; encoded by the exons ATGTCTTGCGTCGGGGTGCCCCGGTACGAGGACGGCTTCCGGTTGGCCGGGCCAGCTTCAGAATGCTCTCTGAGGAGCAAGGCTCGCATCGACGCCCTCTTCGAGGACTCAAG ATCAATTTACGGATCGAGCATGGGCGGTTGGTACGGTGCAGTGTCCACCATGAACTCTCACAACCTGGACGAGGCAGGCGCTGATGAACAGAGGAGGGTGAACAGCGCGGTGCAGGCCCGGATCGAGGCGATGTTCGCGTCCGTGGAAGCCGAAAGCGGAACACCCGGGGAATGCGCGGCCGCCATTTTGCCG GTGAAATACTTGGGAGCAGCTCCCGTTGGTGGCCGCGTGGCGAGCGTCCGTGGCCTCCAGGAGCCTCTGAGACATCTCCTGGAGCGAGTGGAGTACTCGACGAGAGCGGAGCTCGAGGTCTCGAGACGGGGCCTGAGTTTCCGCACGACGGACGGCTGCGAGAGGAACAATCCGTTCCGGAGGATCGCCGTTTGGAGCGCGCTGAGGCTTCGAACGAAGAAAACGCAGTCCGGCGACGTGCACCACGCTTTCCTGCCATTGGTCGGCGATCAGGATCAGGGCCAGGCCGGAGAGGACAAGCACGCGGATCTCTACAG GTCGATGCGAGGCCTAGAGCCGTCCACAGAAAGGTATCCCCCCGTGTTCGCGGTGGTGATGCGTCGGCCAGGTGCGACCAGGGTGCTGGAGTGCCACGCGTTCGCTTGCGAGACGGAGGAGGACGCGGTCGCGGCCGCAGCGACCCTGTACCGAGCTCTTCTGGCCGACCTGGACACGAATCGCCGTCGTCCTCGGCACGCGAACGGCGTCGGTTGCGTCAGTTTAGCATCCGTTGCGTCCAGCGTGCGGGAGATGAGCGCTGGGAGCAGAATGAGCACCAGGACGAGCGTCCTGCACGCGGAGCCAGCGCTGCCGCACCCTGTGAGGCCGCCTAGAACTAAGAAGAAGACGTCGGCGTCGAGTTCGGTGACGGAGGACGAGGGCAGCAAGCCCGTGGAGATGAAGGCGCCtagaagaaagaagaagaactCGGACGTCAAGGCGGAGGACATCCTGGAGGCTCGGGGGAGAAAACGGGAGCCCAGCCCGTGCGAGAAATCGGCCGCCAAAGGTCCGAGCTTCGACTCCGTGAGGAAGAGCTTCGACCCGAAACCCGCGAACGAGACGGAACGACCGAATCCGAAGAACAAGTACGCGATCAACGAAGTAACCGCCGCTCCCGAGAAGCCTAAGATCGAGCAATCCGTCGATTCCGGGAAGATCTACGAAATAGGAAGCGCCGGATTGTACGAGAGAGTGTCGAACAGGTACGAGAAGCTGCCTGTGAGAGCGAAGCCGGAGAAACCCGTTAACCAAGAACACCAGAGTCCGCCGAAAGAGGCAGAGGAGGTCAAGAAGAAGATCAAAGAGCCAGAGAAGAAGGGCTCGTACGACGTGAACCGGCCTACGGAGATCGTTGCGAAGAGGCAGCAGCCGTACGCCTGCAGGTCCGAGGTGACGCTCTACGACAGGATCGACAAGTCCGGCTGCAAGGACGAGGAGAACTCGATCTACGAGCGCCACGTGAAGCGCGGCAGCAAGGAGAGGATCTACGAGGAGCACTTCAAGGACGCGGACAAGATCTACAGCATCGCGCAGGAGGACGTTTACAGCGGCAGAAGCAGCAGACTCGACAGAAGCAAGATCAGGGGCTCCCAGGAGGACATGTACCTCGGCAGGTGCTCCAAGAGCGACACCTATCAGCCGATCCAGGAGAAGCGCGGCGACCCCGTGTCCGCGGAGCGCAGACGTTCCAGAGAGGTCCAGGAGAAGACGTCCTCGGGGAGGCGGCTGAGCAGAGTGGTCACCATGGACAAGCCTCTGAAGAAGCACCCCTGCGACCCAGCGGCGAACTTGAACATCCCGGAGTACAGTCAGCCTAGGGTCAGGAAGAGGAGCAGGGCCGGCAGCGAGCctccggtcggtcggtcggagGACGCGATGATGGTGGTGCAGGAGGGTCGGCTGAAGAGGTCGCAGAGCGACATAGACGTGGACAGGGGCGATCCGATGACCAGGGTGGAGCTGCCCCGGAGAGGAAGCTTCCTGAAGCCGGGCAGCGCCAGGCGGCCCAACAGCATCAAAGGCGGAACGCCGCTGGGATTCACCGAGCTGTTCGACGAGTTCAGGAACCAGGAGGGGCTGACCAGCGTGGACGACATCCTCGCGGCCATCATCGGTAAGCTTCTGATCTCCTCCCGCCGTGCTTCTCCCGTGTGCTCAAGCTTCCGCCTCCTATCCGCAGACCCGGAGGGGATGTCCTTCAACGATCTGAAGCCGCTGTACAAAGAGTTCCTGCTGAAGCTGGCGGCCACGCTGACGCAGGACGAGCTGTATCAGAGGTCGGCCAGCATCATGAGAAGACGACGGAGGCCCCAACGGAGACGGTCCAGCCGCAGGACCTGCCTCCTAGGCAGGGCCATCAAGAGGTCCGTGTCGAGGCTGAAGGGTGGCCCGACGGAGTTCACGTCCGTCATCTTCCCAGCCAGGAGGCTGAACGACAGTTTCGGCAGCAGCTCCTCCTGCGACGTCAGGAACAACCACAGGAACAGGGTGCTGGCCAATAGGCTGGTCAACAGGCGGTCCTCCTGGAGGATGAACAAACCTGGCGGATGCCACACCACTTCTGAAGACAGCGACACTT GTAGACGACTGAGTCGCAGCGTGGGCGCAACGGCGAACAGGAGCAGCAGCGGCTACGTGAGCTGCAGCGAGTGCAGCTACGACTCCGAGTCCTGCACCTGCGTCTCCGCCGACAAGTGCTACTGTTCGTTGTCGAGGAGGGTAGCCGCGCAACCACGGGTCGTCGCCAACGCGGTGGTCTGTTCCTGCGACACCGACAGCTGCTCCGAGAGCAACAAATGCTACTGCGCCAGGCAGGCCGTGCAGCCGACGATCCTGGAGCAGCTCAGGCAGAGAGGCATCGTGCCGTCTGAGAGCACCTTGAGCAGAGGCGGGAGCCCGGACGGGATCAGGACGACGAGATCAAGCAGAAATCGGACGCCCTCCCAAGGTTTGGATGTACTCAAG TGTGAGATTCACCGACACTCGGCTCATCGCTGGCTCGGTTGTCGACGGTGTTTGACGCTTTTCAATGTTTCCAATGGGCATCCCACAGTGGCGTGGTACATATAA